One genomic window of Kaistia geumhonensis includes the following:
- a CDS encoding HIT family protein translates to MTAYDDGNIFAKILRGEIPSHRVYEDDDTVAFMDVMPQSPGHLLVLPKAPSRNLLDADPAVLAKLLPVVQKLARAAKTAFEADGVFIAQFNEAPAGQTVFHLHVHVIPRYDGIALAPHSGTMEKPDVLAEQAAKLKAALAAG, encoded by the coding sequence ATGACCGCCTATGACGACGGCAACATCTTCGCGAAGATCCTGCGCGGCGAAATCCCGTCGCATCGCGTCTACGAGGACGACGACACCGTCGCCTTCATGGACGTGATGCCGCAATCGCCCGGCCATCTTCTGGTCCTCCCCAAGGCGCCGTCGCGCAATCTGCTTGACGCCGATCCGGCGGTCCTCGCGAAGCTCCTGCCGGTCGTGCAGAAGCTGGCGCGCGCGGCCAAGACAGCCTTCGAGGCGGACGGTGTCTTCATCGCGCAGTTCAACGAGGCGCCGGCCGGACAGACCGTGTTCCACCTGCATGTGCATGTGATCCCGCGCTATGACGGGATCGCCCTCGCGCCGCATTCCGGCACGATGGAAAAGCCGGATGTCCTGGCGGAGCAGGCCGCGAAGCTCAAGGCGGCGCTCGCGGCCGGCTGA
- the cobT gene encoding nicotinate-nucleotide--dimethylbenzimidazole phosphoribosyltransferase — protein MPRSATGLPFDDFRALLGSMPGPDAAAVAAIRARDAELTKPAGSLGRMEELAEWLGAWQGRAQPAVLRPLVAIFAGNHGVAARGVSAYPASVTQQMVENFAAGGAAINQICIAHDLGLKVFDLALDVPTGDITIEPALDEPGCAATMAFGMEATADGIDLLILGEMGIGNTTVAAALAAGLFGGKGADWVGPGTGLDAEGVAHKAAIVDQALALNEGSLADPLEALRRLGGRELAAIVGAILAARMSRIPVIVDGYVATAAAAVLYRLDPSALDHCQFGHLSAEPAHAKLLKLMGKRPLLDLGMRLGEGTGAALAAGLVKAAALIHTGMATFAQAHVAGPAAT, from the coding sequence ATGCCCCGCTCCGCCACCGGCCTTCCCTTCGACGATTTCCGTGCGCTTCTCGGCTCGATGCCCGGTCCCGACGCGGCCGCGGTCGCCGCCATCCGCGCCCGCGACGCCGAGCTGACGAAGCCCGCCGGCTCGCTCGGCCGCATGGAAGAGCTCGCGGAATGGCTGGGCGCCTGGCAGGGCAGGGCGCAGCCGGCGGTGCTACGGCCGCTCGTCGCCATCTTTGCCGGCAATCACGGCGTCGCTGCCCGCGGCGTCTCCGCCTATCCGGCCAGCGTGACGCAACAGATGGTCGAGAATTTCGCGGCCGGCGGCGCGGCGATCAACCAGATCTGCATCGCGCACGACCTCGGGCTCAAGGTGTTCGACCTCGCGCTCGACGTGCCGACCGGTGACATCACCATCGAGCCGGCGCTCGACGAGCCGGGCTGCGCGGCGACCATGGCCTTCGGCATGGAGGCGACGGCCGACGGCATCGATCTCCTCATCCTCGGCGAGATGGGGATCGGCAACACGACGGTGGCCGCGGCGCTCGCGGCAGGCCTTTTCGGCGGCAAGGGCGCGGACTGGGTCGGCCCAGGAACCGGCCTCGATGCCGAAGGGGTCGCGCACAAGGCCGCGATTGTCGATCAGGCGCTGGCGCTCAACGAGGGCTCCCTCGCGGATCCGCTCGAGGCGCTGCGCCGGCTCGGCGGGCGGGAACTCGCCGCGATCGTCGGCGCGATCCTCGCCGCGCGGATGAGCCGCATTCCGGTGATCGTCGACGGCTATGTCGCGACGGCTGCGGCGGCGGTTCTCTACCGGCTCGACCCCTCGGCGCTCGATCACTGCCAGTTCGGCCATCTCTCGGCCGAGCCGGCCCATGCGAAGCTGCTCAAACTGATGGGCAAGCGGCCGCTGCTCGATCTCGGCATGCGGCTCGGCGAGGGAACCGGCGCGGCACTCGCGGCCGGCCTCGTGAAGGCCGCGGCGCTAATCCATACGGGCATGGCGACCTTCGCGCAGGCCCATGTCGCCGGGCCTGCGGCAACCTGA
- a CDS encoding sulfatase-like hydrolase/transferase, translated as MNGINILLAGLAIVAATERKPRRVAMGLAGYAALVGLFLVLFGDLARSALLAIILGVTIAGASGVKHHHSGMKLAVADLALTFAGTIPFMLKQYRATAALTIAAAVLLAIAAIAAMALAAGPVLPFSERAALFALGIALLFATFYATGGAERWRRDVTARSGLFSFFMASLADIASWWPTGGLRMLDVGDVPLPLSPPLPARGAVRPDIIVIQHESVFDPRSYGLTVDERVADFLTPPGAHSGRLHVDIYGGGSWQTEFSLLTGLSSASFGPDSYFLFSKGAGRFAHSLPSELAALGYRSMLATSCRRNFLSYDAFYGGLGVEERVFSDDYPAPFDLEAFEATNSDADFFPATLGALSASLDRDPAPRFAMVLTNYNHGPHETRLVPAGTYEEERRIAESVLPDATYGEYYARLCETADSYAAFRAALLARHPERPMLIVRYGDHQPTMSRAIERAQNLRPDDPRQFETFFAIEALNFEADFEGLPERLDIAQLGTVALKAAGLPLDAVSATRLDLIEELGDRYVATPSERKRRFHRTLVEAGLIDLAPARNRPAPSPRRA; from the coding sequence ATGAACGGCATCAACATCCTTCTCGCCGGCCTCGCCATTGTCGCGGCGACGGAGCGGAAGCCCCGCCGCGTCGCCATGGGCCTTGCCGGCTACGCGGCGCTGGTCGGGCTGTTCCTGGTTCTCTTCGGCGATCTTGCCCGTTCGGCCCTACTCGCGATCATTCTCGGCGTGACGATCGCCGGCGCCTCGGGCGTCAAGCATCACCACAGCGGCATGAAGCTCGCCGTCGCCGATCTCGCCCTCACTTTCGCCGGCACGATCCCCTTCATGCTGAAGCAGTATCGCGCCACCGCCGCGCTGACGATCGCCGCCGCCGTACTGCTAGCCATCGCCGCCATCGCCGCGATGGCGCTGGCGGCCGGGCCGGTGCTGCCCTTCTCCGAGCGCGCCGCGCTGTTCGCGCTCGGCATCGCGCTCCTCTTCGCGACCTTCTACGCGACCGGCGGCGCCGAGCGCTGGCGTCGCGACGTCACGGCCCGCTCAGGCCTTTTCTCCTTCTTCATGGCGTCGCTGGCCGATATCGCCAGCTGGTGGCCGACGGGCGGGCTACGCATGCTCGATGTGGGCGACGTTCCCCTGCCGCTCTCCCCGCCCCTGCCGGCGCGCGGCGCGGTCCGGCCCGACATCATCGTGATCCAGCACGAGTCGGTCTTCGATCCGCGCAGCTATGGGCTCACCGTCGACGAGCGCGTCGCCGATTTCCTGACGCCGCCCGGCGCCCATTCGGGCCGCCTGCATGTCGATATCTATGGCGGCGGCTCGTGGCAGACCGAGTTCAGCCTGCTCACGGGCCTCTCGTCCGCGAGCTTTGGACCGGACAGCTATTTCCTCTTCAGCAAGGGTGCCGGCCGCTTCGCGCATTCGCTGCCGTCGGAGCTCGCGGCGCTCGGCTATCGCTCGATGCTGGCGACCAGCTGCCGCCGGAACTTCCTCAGCTACGACGCCTTCTATGGCGGGCTCGGCGTCGAGGAGCGCGTGTTCTCCGACGACTACCCCGCCCCCTTCGATCTCGAAGCCTTCGAGGCGACGAATTCCGACGCGGACTTCTTCCCCGCGACGCTCGGTGCCCTCTCTGCTTCCCTCGATCGCGATCCGGCGCCGCGTTTCGCCATGGTGCTCACCAATTACAATCACGGGCCGCACGAGACGCGGCTCGTCCCCGCCGGCACCTATGAGGAAGAGCGCCGAATCGCCGAAAGCGTGCTGCCGGATGCCACCTATGGCGAATATTATGCGCGCCTCTGCGAGACGGCCGACAGCTATGCCGCCTTCCGCGCCGCCCTGCTCGCCCGCCATCCGGAAAGGCCGATGCTCATCGTCCGCTATGGCGACCACCAGCCGACCATGTCGCGGGCGATCGAGCGGGCACAGAACCTACGACCCGACGATCCGCGCCAGTTCGAGACCTTCTTCGCCATCGAGGCGCTGAATTTCGAGGCCGATTTCGAGGGGCTGCCGGAGCGGCTCGACATCGCACAGCTCGGCACGGTGGCGCTGAAGGCCGCCGGCCTGCCGCTCGACGCGGTCTCCGCGACGCGGCTCGACCTCATCGAGGAACTCGGCGACCGCTACGTCGCGACGCCGTCCGAGCGCAAGCGCCGCTTCCACCGCACGCTGGTCGAGGCGGGCCTCATCGACCTCGCCCCGGCGCGCAATCGGCCCGCGCCATCGCCCCGCCGCGCTTGA